In one Pseudomonas hydrolytica genomic region, the following are encoded:
- a CDS encoding CusA/CzcA family heavy metal efflux RND transporter — translation MFERIIQFAIEQRFLVLLAVLAMAGVGVASYQKLPIDAVPDITNVQVQISTAAEGFSPLETEQRITFPIETAMAGLPHLKQTRSLSRSGLSQVTVIFEDGTDLYFARQLVNERLQSAKEQLPEGVEASMGPISTGLGEIFLWTVEAEEGALKEDGTPYTPTDLRVIQDWIIKPQLRTVPGVAEINTIGGFAKEFQVAPDPKRLAAYKLTLGDLLLALERNNANVGAGYIERNGEQLLIRAPGQLSTLDDIANIVVANVDGTPIRVSHVAQVMLGRELRSGAATENGREVVLGTVFMLIGENSRSVSQAVAARLEEINRSLPEGVVAVTVYDRTNLVDKAIATVKKNLIEGAILVIVILFLFLGNIRAALITAMVIPLSMLFTFTGMFSNKVSANLMSLGALDFGIIVDGAVVIVENAIRRLAHAQHKLGRELTRSERLHEVFAASKEARRALIFGQLIIMVVYLPIFALTGVEGKMFHPMAFTVVTALFGAMILSVTFVPAAIALFVTGKVKEEENALMRVARRTYEPVLAWVMRRRTLAFSAAVALVLFSGLLASRMGSEFVPSLSEGDFALQALRVPGTSLTQSVEMQMRLEETILAKVPEVERVFARTGTAEIASDPMPPNISDSYVMLKPRDQWPDPKKSRDALIAELQAAAELVPGSNYELSQPIQLRFNELISGVRSDVAVKIFGDDMDVLNSTAAEVAETLGGIDGASEVKAEQTTGLPVLTVAIDRDKAARYGLNVGDIQETVAVAVGGRRAGTLFEGDRRFDLVVRLPENLRTDIEGLSRLLIPVPATGAATSVGFIALSEVASLQLAPGPNQVSRENGKRLVVVSANVRGRDIGSFVQEAEERIRSDVKLPAGYWTTWGGQFEQLQSAAKRLQVVVPVALLLVFMLLFMMFNNVRDGLLVFTGIPFALTGGVMALWLRDIPLSISAGVGFIALSGVAVLNGLVMISFIRNLREEGMGLQQAVTEGALQRLRPVLMTALVASLGFVPMALATGTGAEVQRPLATVVIGGILSSTALTLLVLPALYRWAYRREEEAELKD, via the coding sequence ATGTTTGAGCGCATCATTCAATTCGCCATAGAACAGCGTTTTCTGGTGCTGTTGGCCGTTTTGGCGATGGCCGGTGTGGGCGTGGCCAGCTATCAGAAGCTGCCGATCGACGCCGTTCCCGACATCACTAACGTCCAGGTACAGATCAGTACCGCTGCCGAGGGCTTTTCGCCGCTGGAAACCGAGCAGCGCATCACTTTCCCGATCGAAACGGCCATGGCCGGCCTGCCGCATTTGAAACAGACCCGCTCGCTGTCACGCTCGGGGCTATCGCAGGTTACCGTGATTTTTGAGGATGGCACGGATCTGTATTTCGCCCGCCAGTTGGTCAACGAGCGACTGCAAAGCGCCAAGGAGCAATTGCCCGAGGGTGTCGAGGCCTCCATGGGGCCGATTTCCACCGGCCTAGGTGAAATCTTTCTATGGACGGTCGAGGCCGAGGAGGGGGCACTCAAGGAGGACGGTACGCCTTACACACCAACCGATCTGCGGGTGATCCAGGACTGGATCATCAAACCGCAGTTGCGCACGGTGCCTGGCGTTGCCGAAATCAACACCATTGGTGGCTTCGCCAAGGAGTTCCAGGTCGCTCCAGATCCCAAGCGCTTGGCGGCCTACAAGCTGACGCTGGGTGACCTGCTGCTGGCGCTGGAGCGCAACAATGCCAACGTCGGTGCTGGCTATATCGAGCGCAATGGCGAGCAACTACTGATTCGGGCACCTGGGCAACTGAGCACGCTGGACGATATCGCCAATATCGTCGTGGCCAATGTGGACGGCACGCCCATTCGGGTTAGTCATGTGGCGCAGGTGATGTTGGGCCGTGAACTACGTTCTGGTGCTGCGACCGAGAATGGTCGCGAGGTCGTGCTGGGAACAGTGTTTATGCTGATCGGCGAGAACAGCCGCAGTGTGTCGCAGGCCGTGGCCGCACGTCTGGAGGAGATCAACCGTTCGCTGCCTGAAGGGGTGGTTGCGGTGACCGTCTATGACCGCACCAATCTGGTGGACAAGGCCATCGCCACGGTCAAGAAGAACCTGATCGAAGGGGCTATCCTGGTCATCGTCATCCTCTTCCTGTTCCTCGGTAACATCCGTGCGGCGCTGATCACAGCCATGGTCATTCCGCTGTCGATGCTGTTCACCTTCACCGGCATGTTCAGCAACAAGGTCAGCGCCAACTTGATGAGTCTGGGGGCACTCGACTTCGGCATCATCGTCGATGGTGCCGTGGTCATCGTCGAGAACGCTATTCGCCGTCTGGCTCATGCGCAGCACAAGCTTGGCCGCGAGCTGACCCGTAGTGAGCGTCTGCATGAGGTCTTCGCGGCATCCAAGGAAGCGCGTCGTGCGCTGATTTTCGGTCAGTTGATCATCATGGTGGTGTACCTGCCGATCTTCGCCCTGACCGGGGTCGAGGGCAAAATGTTCCACCCAATGGCCTTCACCGTGGTGACCGCCCTGTTCGGGGCCATGATCCTTTCGGTGACCTTCGTCCCGGCGGCTATCGCGCTATTCGTCACTGGTAAGGTGAAAGAAGAGGAAAACGCGCTGATGCGTGTTGCCCGGCGCACCTACGAGCCAGTGCTGGCCTGGGTCATGCGACGGCGTACGTTGGCCTTCAGTGCGGCCGTGGCGCTGGTTCTGTTCTCCGGTCTGCTGGCATCACGTATGGGCAGCGAGTTCGTGCCTAGCCTCAGTGAGGGGGACTTCGCGCTGCAGGCGCTGCGTGTACCGGGTACCAGCCTGACGCAGTCGGTGGAGATGCAGATGCGCCTGGAGGAGACCATTCTGGCCAAGGTGCCGGAAGTGGAGCGAGTATTCGCGCGTACCGGTACGGCGGAAATCGCCTCCGACCCGATGCCGCCGAACATTTCTGACAGCTACGTGATGCTCAAACCGCGCGATCAATGGCCCGATCCGAAAAAGTCGCGTGATGCTCTGATCGCCGAGCTGCAGGCCGCTGCCGAGTTGGTTCCGGGCAGTAACTACGAGCTGTCGCAGCCTATTCAGTTGCGTTTCAACGAATTGATATCGGGTGTGCGCAGCGATGTCGCGGTGAAGATATTCGGCGACGATATGGACGTTCTCAATAGCACGGCAGCCGAAGTGGCCGAAACCCTAGGCGGTATTGATGGGGCGTCCGAGGTGAAGGCCGAGCAGACAACGGGTCTTCCGGTGCTGACCGTGGCCATCGACCGAGACAAGGCGGCTCGCTATGGTCTGAATGTCGGTGACATTCAGGAAACTGTCGCCGTGGCTGTTGGTGGGCGCCGGGCGGGAACGCTGTTCGAGGGGGATCGCCGTTTCGATCTGGTAGTACGTCTACCGGAGAACCTGCGTACCGATATCGAGGGGCTTTCGCGACTGCTGATACCCGTTCCAGCAACGGGGGCAGCCACCAGCGTCGGCTTTATCGCGCTCTCCGAAGTGGCCAGTCTGCAACTGGCGCCAGGGCCAAACCAGGTCAGCCGCGAGAATGGCAAGCGCCTGGTTGTGGTGAGTGCCAACGTGCGAGGGCGTGACATCGGATCCTTTGTGCAAGAAGCCGAAGAGAGGATTCGCAGCGATGTGAAGCTGCCAGCCGGTTATTGGACGACCTGGGGCGGACAGTTCGAGCAGCTGCAATCGGCAGCCAAACGCCTGCAAGTGGTGGTGCCGGTCGCCCTGCTGCTGGTCTTCATGCTGCTGTTCATGATGTTCAACAACGTGCGTGATGGCTTGCTGGTGTTTACCGGTATTCCTTTTGCGTTGACCGGTGGCGTGATGGCGCTGTGGTTGCGTGACATACCGCTTTCGATCTCCGCCGGGGTGGGCTTTATTGCTCTTTCCGGGGTGGCGGTTCTCAATGGTCTGGTGATGATTTCCTTCATTCGTAATCTGCGCGAGGAGGGAATGGGGTTGCAGCAGGCCGTCACCGAAGGTGCCCTGCAACGTCTGCGCCCGGTATTGATGACTGCTCTCGTTGCATCGCTTGGCTTCGTGCCCATGGCTCTGGCGACTGGGACTGGGGCTGAAGTACAGCGCCCTCTGGCGACTGTGGTGATCGGTGGGATTCTGTCCTCTA